A single Populus nigra chromosome 13, ddPopNigr1.1, whole genome shotgun sequence DNA region contains:
- the LOC133671460 gene encoding protein FAR1-RELATED SEQUENCE 5-like translates to MTSTTDGNCFLDSDGGSDEETFEGFGEHEAAGDRLLQQCISQSVVNIGLILTEPSMESSNVDGLEPYTGMTFPSLDDARDLCCEYAKRTGFTTRTNRIRHSLKNMAVIGHDFVCSREGLRAAKHSLRKDTVLPPRPVTREGCKAMIRLSARDGGKWVVTKFVQEHNHKLVTHCKFLGELPTLSTLSEQRHVNFHYPAQVCVTAKEEKDKKMQDLYDELQREREQSAAFQQQLSMIIQDLKEHEEFMSLRVEDIVNTLKEIELGDL, encoded by the exons ATGACCAGCACCACTGATGGGAACTGTTTTCTAGATAGTGATGGAGGTTCAGATGAGGAAACCTTTGAAGGTTTTGGTGAACATGAAGCTGCAGGAGATAGGCTGCTTCAGCAATGCATTTCACAGAGTGTTGTAAATATTGGCTTGATTTTGACAGAACCGTCTATGGAAAGTTCAAATGTGGATGGTTTAGAACCATATACTGGGATGACTTTTCCATCTTTAGATGATGCAAGAGATTTATGTTGTGAATATGCCAAGCGAACAGGTTTCACCACACGAACAAATCGTATTAGGCATTCATTAAAGAATATGGCAGTTATTGGGCATGACTTTGTATGTTCTAGAGAAGGCCTTCGCGCTGCAAAGCACTCACTGAGAAAAGACACAGTTCTTCCTCCACGTCCAGTTACAAGAGAAGGATGCAAAGCCATGATAAGGTTGTCAGCAAGGGATGGAGGGAAATGGGTAGTTACCAAATTTGTACAAGAGCACAATCACAAGCTCGTGACTCATTGTAAATTTCTTGGCGAATTGCCAACTTTAAGCACACTCAGTGAG CAACGCCATGTCAATTTTCATTATCCAGCTCAAGTCTGTGTAACAGCAAAG GAGGAAAAAGATAAGAAGATGCAGGATTTATACGATGAGCTTCAGCGTGAAAGAGAACAATCTGCAGCATTCCAACAACAGCTAAGCATGATTATCCAAGATCTCAAGGAACATGAAGAATTCATGTCTTTAAGAGTTGAAGATATAGTTAACACTTTGAAAGAAATTGAGCTTGGTGATCTATAG
- the LOC133670625 gene encoding calmodulin-like protein 3, whose product MPTILLRIFLLYNLLNSFLLSLVPKKLRFLLPTSWYHPHQANTNTSWCYPHQANTNTNTKKPSSLLPSPSFVLTRMDQAELKRVFQMFDRNGDGKITKKELNDSLENLGIFIPDKELTQMIETIDVNGDGCVDIDEFGELYQSLMDDKDEEEDMREAFKVFDQNGDGFITVDELRSVLASLGLKQGRTLEDCKRMIMKVDVDGDGMVDYKEFKKMMKGGGFSALG is encoded by the coding sequence ATGCCAACTATTTTGCTTAGGATTTTCCTTCTTTACAACCTGCTTAACTCTTTCCTCCTCTCTTTGGTCCCCAAGAAACTTAGGTTCCTCCTCCCAACTTCTTGGTACCACCCCCACCAAGCCAATACCAACACTTCTTGGTGCTACCCCCACCAAGCCAATACCAATACCAATACCAAGAAACCCTCTTCTTTGCTGCCATCTCCATCTTTTGTTTTGACAAGAATGGACCAAGCTGAGTTAAAGAGAGTTTTTCAAATGTTTGATAGGAATGGAGATGGGAAGATCACCAAGAAGGAGTTGAATGATTCTTTAGAGAATCTCGGTATCTTTATCCCTGATAAAGAGTTGACTCAGATGATTGAAACGATTGATGTCAATGGTGATGGTTGTGTGGATATTGATGAGTTTGGTGAATTGTATCAATCACTCATGGATGACAAAGACGAGGAGGAAGATATGAGGGAGGCTTTTAAAGTTTTTGATCAAAATGGGGATGGTTTCATCACCGTTGATGAGTTGAGGTCTGTTTTGGCATCACTTGGGCTTAAACAAGGCAGGACTTTAGAGGACTGTAAGAGGATGAtaatgaaggtggatgttgATGGTGATGGAATGGTTGATTACAAGGAGTTTAAGAAGATGATGAAGGGTGGTGGCTTTAGTGCTCTGGGTTAA
- the LOC133671459 gene encoding mitogen-activated protein kinase kinase kinase 1b-like translates to MPSSSTQAACSSSYSCPDYADAFAQHETGLVQTWRRAIEAAAHSAGYVAQYIGFIFLCSGVSGLTANIVQTIRKKLGSPIQNEEIGGADVSSNPEYHGSVLQCFKEIARGNHYNDVNSLALKISRRRLALTNWEKGGLIGKGSFGSVYKGSNEKGSFFAVKEVSLSNKRSLGPLRNEISILTGLDHENIIQYYGTYEDEEKLCIFLELVSHGTLEQAYKNCPFKEFQVSHYTRQILQGLKYLHGCNVIHRDLKCANILVTEFGNIKLADFGLSKCMEDGQSLKPGSRSSLWMAPEVANPKSGGYDFRADTWSLGCAVVEMSTGKSPQYNVRDALALERAIRKGTGPIIPNSLSHTLKDFINKCLQPDPNKRPTAAELLAHPFVNESSCTQPDLSELLFGERLTFNIFFSNLIYCIMNLDSKSVSSTF, encoded by the exons ATGCCTTCTTCGAGCACACAAGCTGCCTGTTCGTCATCTTATTCTTGTCCAGATTATGCGGACGCCTTTGCTCAGCATGAAACAGGGTTGGTACAGACCTGGAGGCGGGCTATTGAGGCAGCGGCTCATTCTGCTGGATATGTTGCTCAATATATCGG ttttattttcctttgtaGTGGAGTGTCAGGATTAACAGCAAATATTGTTCAAACAATACGGAAAAAGCTAGGCAGTCCAATTCAGAATGAGGAGATTGGAG GTGCTGATGTCTCCAGCAATCCAGAGTATCATGGCTCTGTTTTACAGTGTTTCAAGGAAATTGCAAGGGGCAATCACTACAATGATGTTAATTCTCTTGCACTGAAG ATTAGTAGACGAAGACTAGCACTTACAAATTGGGAAAAGGGTGGTCTTATTGGAAAAGGTTCATTCGGATCTGTATACAAAGGATCTAATGAAAAGGGATCATTTTTTGCTGTGAAGGAAGTTTCGCTTAGTAATAAAAGAAGTCTAGGCCCTCTCCGGAACGAGATTTCTATATTGACAGGTTTGGATCACGAAAACATAATTCAGTATTATGGAACATACGAGGATGAAGAAAAGCTTTGTATTTTTCTAGAGCTTGTAAGTCATGGCACCCTTGAACAAGCATATAAGAATTGCCCTTTCAAGGAATTCCAAGTTTCTCATTATACTCGACAGATATTGCAAGGTCTGAAGTATCTTCATGGTTGTAATGTGATTCATAGAGATCTTAAATGTGCAAACATACTGGTGACCGAGTTTGGAAACATAAAACTTGCTGATTTTGGTCTGTCGAAATGCATGGAAGATGGTCAGTCTTTGAAGCCTGGCTCGAGAAGTTCATTATGGATGGCTCCGGAAGTTGCCAATCCTAAAAGTGGCGGGTATGATTTTCGAGCTGATACATGGAGCCTTGGATGCGCTGTGGTGGAAATGTCGACCGGAAAGTCTCCACAGTATAATGTCAGGGATGCCTTGGCCTTAGAACGTGCAATTAGAAAGGGCACAGGACCTATTATTCCTAATTCTCTCTCACATACTTTGAAGGACTTCATCAATAAATGCCTGCAGCCCGATCCAAATAAGCGTCCAACTGCTGCCGAGCTTTTAGCTCATCCTTTCGTGAATGAATCATCTTGCACGCAACCTGATCTTAGCGAATTGCTGTTCGGTGAAAGATTAAcctttaacatttttttctcaaatcttATATATTGTATTATGAACTTGGATTCTAAATCTGTGAGTTCaaccttttag